From a single Nicotiana tomentosiformis chromosome 2, ASM39032v3, whole genome shotgun sequence genomic region:
- the LOC138904364 gene encoding uncharacterized protein: MRVMTTIFHCMMHKEIEVYVDDVIIKSKTQDDHVRDLKKFFERLRRMDPLKYIFQKPTPSGRLTKWQILLTEFDIVYVTRTAMKAQVLEDHLAENPVDDYYKPLSTYFPDEVVNSIEEVVPDDNHVWKIYFDGDVNIIGVGIGVILISPIGQHYPVMARLHFFCTNNTTEYEACIMGLKMALDLDVHELLVIGDSNLLIRQTQGKWETLYIKLILYIQCVQDLSKRFKSIEFRYIPRFHNELVDDLATLASTLPYPGNTHIDPLKIQVLNQHGYCNTIKT; this comes from the exons ATGAGGGtcatgaccaccatttttcactgcatgatgcacaaagagattgaagtatatgttgatgatgtcatcataaagtcAAAGACACAAGATGATCATGTGcgcgatttgaaaaagttctttgaacggctgcgaag AATGGATCCAttgaagtacatcttccaaaaGCCAACGCCTAGTGGCAGGCTCACTAAATGGCAAATtctgctcacagagttcgacatcgtctatgtcactcgcaccgcaATGAAAGCACAGGTTTTGGaagatcatttggcagagaatccagttgatgattaTTATAAGCCACTAagcacatacttcccagacgaagtggtcaactcaatagaggaggTAGTTCCGGATGACAACCATGTatggaaaatatattttgatgGGGATGTCAATATCATAGGAGTTGGGATCGGAGtaatcctcatctcacctattggacagcaTTACCCTGTAATGGCCCGACTTCatttcttctgtaccaataatacgacagaatatgaggcttgtatCATGGGtctgaaaatggccctcgatttggatgtgcatgaactattggttatagGAGATTCCAACTTGCTTATCCGGCAAACCCAAGGCAAATGGGAGACTCTATACATCAAGCTTATTCTATACATACAATGTGTGCAAGAcctgagcaaaagattcaaatccatcgagttcaggtacattcccaggtttcacaacgagctagtcGATGACTTGGCTACCTTAGCCTCAACGCTCCCTTATCCAGGCAATACGCATATTGATCCATTGAAAATCCAAGTTctgaatcaacacggttactgcaatactATTAAGACataa
- the LOC138904365 gene encoding uncharacterized protein has protein sequence MVSRHKIIRKNKGIPEHAKGDQKGMIRRLAGGFFLNGEIMYKRTPNLNLLRCIDATEAEPIMSEVHSGVCGLHMNGYVLVKKILRAGYYWLTMERDYFSFANRAKGFNVHRFILVAIYYFTKWVEAVIFKIVTKKAVVDFVHSNIICHFGIPKTIINDNATNLNSHLMKEVCEQFKIMHHHSTPYRPKANGAVEASNKNIKKILRKMIQGSMQWHEKLPFALLEYRTTARTSVGATLYLLVYGTEAVILAEVENPSLRIIVESEIEDTEWVKTQLEQLLLIDEKQLAALCFGQLYQQRMACAYNKKVRPRHFEVGHLVLKCILPHQVEDKGKFTPY, from the exons atggtatcacgaCATAAAATAATTCGTAAAAACAAGGGAATACCAGAGCATGCCAAGGGAGACCAAAAAGGAATGATAAGGCGGCTCGCCGgtggtttcttcctgaatggggaaatcatgtacaaaaggaccccaaaTTTGAACTTGCTGAGGTGCATCgatgccacagaagctgagccaatcatgagtgaagtgcattcgggggtatgtggacttcacatgaatggatatgttttggtgaagaagattctgcgggcagggtattattggcttactatggagcgAGATTACTTCAGTTTT GCCAATCGAGCCAAAGGTTTTAATGTGCATAGATTTATTTTGGTCGCCATttattacttcaccaagtgggtggaggcagttattttcaaaatagtaaccaagaaagcagtggtagactttgttcattccaacatcatatgTCATTTTGGTATCCCAAAAACCATTATCAATGATAATGCAACCAATTTGAAcagtcatctgatgaaggaggtatgcgagcaatttaaaattatgcatcaccattctaccccttaccgacCAAAAGCCAACGGAGCTGTTGAAGCGtctaacaagaacatcaagaagattcttaggaagatgatccaagggtccatgcaatggcatgaaaagttgccttttgctcttttggaataccgcacgactgctcgcacatctgttggtgcaactcTTTATCTGTTGGTGTATGGAACAGAAGCTGTAATACTGGCTGAAGTTGAAAAtccctctctccgaatcattgtGGAATCGGAGATTGAAGACACTGAGTGGGTCAAGACCCAATTAGAACAACTAttgctgattgatgaaaaacagCTAGCAGCATTATgttttggccagttataccagcaaagaatggcatgCGCTTATAACAAGAAAGTGCGCCCAAGGCACTTTGAGGTAGGCCATCTCGTCTTGAAATGCATTCTTCCACACCAGGTAGAAGATAAAGGAAAGTTCACCCCGTACTGa